Proteins from one methanogenic archaeon mixed culture ISO4-G1 genomic window:
- a CDS encoding metallo-beta-lactamase domain-containing protein codes for MVFRITFLGTGGGRHSTMYQVRSTGGMLIKHDGGMLNVDPGPGALVQMHRIHYDVCSTKSMIVSHCHPDHYSDAECVAEGMSRGGWEKKGHIYGSPTVLLGQDGLGPCISPYHQKIVKECTVFRPGDVLDVDGLKIDITKAKHSDPTNVGFKFHTDNGIVSYVSDTEFTKEIAEQYIGSRVLILPVTTPMGNRIKYHLCTDDAISFIDIVRPELAIFIHLGVVIIRRGAENEAAMTEKATGIRTIAGHDLMVLDVGRELELSDAETTDEEWIPDTSP; via the coding sequence ATGGTGTTCCGCATCACGTTCCTGGGGACCGGCGGTGGAAGGCATTCCACCATGTATCAGGTGAGATCCACGGGCGGAATGCTGATCAAGCATGACGGAGGGATGCTCAACGTGGACCCCGGTCCGGGCGCCCTCGTGCAGATGCACCGCATCCACTACGACGTGTGCAGTACCAAGTCGATGATCGTGTCCCACTGCCATCCCGACCACTATTCCGATGCGGAATGCGTCGCGGAAGGTATGTCCAGGGGCGGATGGGAGAAGAAGGGCCACATCTACGGCTCGCCCACGGTGCTTCTCGGCCAGGACGGTCTCGGACCCTGCATATCCCCCTACCACCAGAAGATCGTGAAGGAGTGCACGGTGTTCAGGCCCGGTGACGTCCTCGACGTCGACGGCCTGAAGATCGACATCACCAAAGCGAAGCACAGCGACCCCACCAACGTCGGGTTCAAGTTCCATACGGATAACGGCATCGTATCGTACGTCAGCGACACCGAGTTCACCAAGGAGATTGCCGAACAGTACATCGGATCCCGTGTCCTCATCCTTCCGGTCACCACGCCAATGGGCAATCGCATCAAGTACCACCTGTGCACGGACGATGCCATAAGTTTCATCGACATCGTGAGACCAGAGCTGGCGATATTCATCCACCTCGGGGTGGTCATCATACGCAGGGGGGCTGAAAACGAAGCTGCCATGACGGAAAAGGCCACGGGCATCAGGACGATAGCCGGCCACGACCTCATGGTGCTGGATGTCGGCAGGGAACTGGAACTATCGGATGCCGAGACCACCGACGAGGAATGGATCCCCGATACGTCGCCTTAA
- a CDS encoding amidohydrolase: MITAIRNAWIVTQDASRRIIRGDVVVDGEKIVSVGPEYNGTADREIDATGDIVMPGMINTHTHVAMSVMKGVVDDLTFPDFLDKVFKIDSDRTDFDLDIGTKIGCMEMIRSGTTTFMDLYYSENVIAKATOAAGIRGVLCWCCLDEDKTTQKGNPVQNCKNFYSKFKNERKIVPGVGLQGVYVCNEETCVQAKEFSDEVGAPMNFHLSETRGEVADHKKKTGMRPAEWLSEIGALSPRGVAAHSAWLTKREVMLMGQAGMSISSCPVSNMKLATGGVAPVPEFIEAGVNVSFGTDGNTTNNTLDMFAEMKSLGLLQKSSRWDPVVCGAQQLLDFATINGAKAVGMADKIGSIEPGKYADLIILDGKAPNMRPLLPDNMVANIVYSGNGLNTKTVMCQGDLVMQDGNILTLDKDDILSKSEDIWKQLCIR; the protein is encoded by the coding sequence ATGATTACAGCAATCCGCAACGCATGGATCGTCACACAGGACGCATCCAGGAGGATCATCCGTGGCGATGTCGTCGTAGACGGCGAGAAGATCGTCTCCGTCGGTCCCGAATACAACGGGACGGCCGACAGGGAGATCGACGCGACGGGCGACATAGTCATGCCCGGTATGATCAACACGCACACGCATGTGGCCATGTCGGTCATGAAGGGTGTCGTGGACGATCTGACCTTCCCCGATTTCCTCGACAAGGTCTTCAAGATTGATTCCGACAGGACGGATTTCGACCTGGACATCGGAACGAAGATCGGATGCATGGAGATGATCCGCAGCGGAACCACCACGTTCATGGACCTCTACTATTCGGAGAACGTGATCGCGAAGGCCACCTAGGCCGCGGGCATCAGGGGTGTGCTGTGCTGGTGCTGTCTGGACGAGGACAAGACCACCCAGAAGGGGAATCCCGTTCAGAACTGCAAGAACTTCTATTCCAAGTTCAAGAACGAGAGGAAGATCGTCCCCGGGGTCGGACTGCAGGGAGTGTACGTCTGCAACGAGGAGACCTGTGTGCAGGCCAAGGAGTTCTCCGACGAGGTCGGGGCACCCATGAACTTCCATCTTTCCGAGACGAGGGGCGAGGTCGCGGACCACAAGAAGAAGACCGGCATGAGGCCGGCCGAGTGGCTGTCCGAGATCGGTGCGCTGTCCCCCAGGGGCGTCGCGGCCCATTCGGCATGGCTCACCAAGAGGGAGGTCATGCTCATGGGACAGGCAGGCATGTCCATATCGTCATGCCCCGTCTCCAACATGAAGCTGGCCACGGGAGGCGTCGCACCGGTGCCGGAGTTCATCGAGGCCGGGGTCAACGTCTCGTTCGGTACCGACGGGAATACCACCAACAACACGCTGGACATGTTCGCGGAGATGAAGTCCCTCGGGCTCCTCCAGAAATCCAGCAGATGGGATCCCGTGGTGTGCGGCGCTCAGCAGCTGCTGGACTTCGCCACCATCAACGGAGCGAAGGCGGTCGGCATGGCGGACAAGATCGGATCGATCGAGCCTGGGAAGTACGCCGACCTGATAATCCTGGACGGGAAGGCTCCCAACATGAGGCCCCTCCTCCCGGACAACATGGTCGCCAACATAGTGTACTCCGGGAACGGGCTCAACACCAAGACCGTCATGTGCCAGGGAGACCTGGTCATGCAGGACGGCAACATCCTGACCCTGGACAAGGACGACATCCTGTCCAAGTCAGAGGACATCTGGAAGCAGCTCTGCATCAGGTGA
- a CDS encoding transporter monovalent cation:proton antiporter-2 family — translation MDEIVLLTSLALFLLLAAVCSIVFNKISLPPLVGYLIAGIIVNNFVDITETGEDVVEMLSNMGLIMLMFCLGLEINLKKIRKQGVFAMKVTTILLPVMILGGVIAGGALGLNPLQCICLGAVLSGSSTAVVTAVLKTQKRADKDQFDTIILIMIMEDIGQVTILSILTPMMAGNDLDAGGLAAMILSIILFMAACILVGLRFMPRVINWVSDNVTSEVVVIFSVGLAFGMALLSSYVGLSVAIGSFLMGMMIASSRKSKEITHDIEPMKNIFMAMFFISVGMEIGLETLLDNIPMIIILWGLFSTLMAFAVFMGYWLGNASARISFLTAISLLAMGEFAFIIAKQALTYNVIDEAFYTAIIGAALMSMIMLPILSRFAVPLWDTASERLPEPILKVFYGIADIKTSFYGRLISSSKRTMKEINYTLTSSYFCITLTIIIEIVFVLITPPLRAWGVTYFGGDNVFWSSIILLLNLFALYIPISVLISNLKIIDSKSERDIKRFGYSENKGNKDFLDRIIDTDTTLLSLMLGISILIIVPNDLGIWEHFVVLFIALVILLFVNKRSLTRKYEVKSYDDDNSFDIDTETFKELIRIKVLQNMAEEHNTSVSIDTGDFSKK, via the coding sequence ATGGATGAGATTGTCCTACTGACCAGTCTAGCATTATTCTTGCTACTAGCGGCAGTCTGCTCCATAGTGTTCAACAAGATCTCGCTCCCGCCCCTGGTGGGTTATCTGATCGCCGGTATCATCGTGAACAACTTCGTCGACATCACCGAGACGGGTGAGGACGTCGTGGAGATGCTGTCGAACATGGGACTGATCATGCTCATGTTCTGCCTGGGATTGGAGATCAACCTGAAGAAGATACGTAAGCAAGGAGTGTTCGCGATGAAGGTCACGACGATCCTACTGCCAGTGATGATACTGGGTGGGGTCATCGCAGGAGGGGCCTTAGGTCTGAACCCCCTGCAGTGTATCTGTCTAGGAGCCGTCCTCTCGGGATCCAGTACCGCGGTCGTGACGGCCGTGCTGAAGACTCAGAAACGTGCCGACAAGGACCAGTTCGACACCATCATCCTCATCATGATCATGGAGGACATCGGACAGGTCACCATACTCTCCATACTCACCCCCATGATGGCCGGCAACGATCTGGACGCCGGAGGACTGGCAGCCATGATCCTGAGCATCATACTGTTTATGGCAGCATGCATCCTGGTTGGACTCAGGTTCATGCCCCGTGTCATCAACTGGGTGTCCGATAACGTCACGTCCGAGGTCGTCGTCATATTCTCCGTCGGTCTCGCATTCGGTATGGCCCTGCTGTCCAGCTATGTGGGGCTGTCCGTCGCCATCGGTTCGTTCCTGATGGGAATGATGATCGCTTCGAGCAGGAAGAGCAAGGAGATCACCCACGACATCGAGCCCATGAAGAACATCTTCATGGCCATGTTCTTCATCTCGGTAGGAATGGAGATCGGTCTGGAGACTCTGCTAGACAATATCCCGATGATCATCATCCTCTGGGGACTCTTCAGCACCCTCATGGCATTCGCCGTGTTCATGGGATATTGGCTCGGTAACGCCTCGGCCCGTATCAGCTTCCTGACGGCCATCAGCCTGCTGGCCATGGGAGAGTTCGCATTCATCATCGCCAAGCAGGCGCTGACCTACAACGTCATCGACGAGGCGTTCTACACCGCCATCATCGGGGCCGCCCTGATGTCCATGATCATGCTCCCGATACTGTCCAGATTCGCGGTGCCCCTCTGGGATACCGCATCGGAACGCCTGCCGGAGCCCATACTGAAGGTCTTCTACGGCATCGCGGACATCAAGACCTCGTTCTACGGAAGGCTCATCTCCTCGTCCAAGAGGACCATGAAGGAGATCAACTACACCCTCACCAGTTCGTACTTCTGCATCACGCTCACGATCATCATCGAGATCGTGTTCGTCCTGATCACACCGCCGCTGAGGGCGTGGGGCGTCACGTACTTCGGCGGAGACAACGTGTTCTGGAGCTCCATCATTCTCCTGCTGAACCTCTTCGCGCTGTACATCCCGATCTCGGTGCTCATCAGCAACCTGAAGATCATCGACAGCAAGTCGGAGAGGGACATCAAGCGTTTCGGTTATTCCGAGAACAAAGGCAACAAGGATTTCCTGGACAGGATCATCGACACCGATACCACCCTGCTCTCCCTCATGCTGGGGATCAGCATACTCATCATCGTCCCCAACGACCTGGGGATATGGGAGCACTTCGTCGTCCTGTTCATCGCCCTGGTCATACTGTTATTCGTCAACAAGAGGTCGCTCACCAGGAAGTACGAGGTCAAATCATACGACGACGACAACTCGTTCGACATCGACACGGAGACCTTCAAGGAGCTCATACGCATCAAGGTTCTGCAGAACATGGCCGAGGAGCACAACACATCCGTGTCCATCGACACCGGCGACTTCTCTAAGAAATGA
- a CDS encoding 4Fe-4S binding domain-containing protein, whose translation MFINYTTFNLTMKVVPRISVRLMKYVFNTRYRLAAFTRKSKTFNKVVRKTLFDGDDMIVIPKDKVVTRTIETNIEISDPGDSTVLPSDVVKTLISRADDIFIMNFCLCRRSNKCEDFPVDHGCVFMGKGVHRIPLEFGHLATPEEAIRYIDECSDLGLVHIIGRNKLDSIWLSTGKKNDLMTICNCCPCCCLWNMTRSISDDLGSVFKRMDGVTVSLDQGKCVGCGSCSEICFTKAVEIHDGVFSIDQTKCRGCGRCAEECPSDAITITYDEGAIDGIVDRIGSLVNLSEEKTKEEV comes from the coding sequence ATGTTTATCAACTATACGACGTTCAACTTAACGATGAAAGTCGTCCCCCGTATCTCCGTGAGACTCATGAAGTACGTTTTCAACACCAGATACAGACTGGCAGCTTTCACACGCAAATCCAAGACCTTCAACAAGGTCGTCAGGAAGACGCTTTTCGATGGTGACGACATGATCGTTATCCCCAAGGACAAGGTCGTCACCAGGACCATCGAGACCAACATCGAGATCAGCGATCCCGGCGATTCCACCGTGCTTCCGAGCGATGTCGTCAAGACGCTGATATCCCGTGCGGATGACATCTTCATCATGAACTTCTGCCTGTGCAGGAGGTCGAACAAGTGCGAGGATTTCCCCGTCGATCACGGCTGCGTGTTCATGGGCAAGGGCGTGCACAGGATCCCCCTGGAATTCGGCCATCTGGCGACGCCCGAGGAGGCCATCAGGTACATCGACGAGTGCAGCGACCTGGGATTGGTCCACATCATCGGCAGGAACAAGCTGGACAGCATATGGCTGAGCACCGGGAAGAAGAACGACCTGATGACGATCTGTAACTGCTGCCCGTGCTGCTGTCTGTGGAACATGACTCGCAGCATCTCTGACGACTTGGGCAGCGTCTTCAAGCGCATGGACGGGGTCACCGTCTCCCTGGACCAGGGCAAATGCGTAGGGTGCGGCTCGTGCAGCGAGATATGCTTCACCAAGGCGGTCGAGATCCACGACGGCGTGTTCTCGATAGACCAGACGAAATGCAGAGGGTGCGGCAGATGTGCGGAGGAATGCCCTTCTGACGCGATCACCATAACCTACGACGAAGGCGCCATCGACGGAATCGTGGACAGGATAGGCTCCCTCGTGAACCTGTCCGAAGAAAAGACGAAGGAAGAGGTTTGA
- a CDS encoding flavodoxin has protein sequence MATIIVYASTNGNTKAVAEYIATKTNGKAVDVSKAASEDLSQYDTIVIGGRVWAGKLPKELVEFVGKNKDAISQKKSAFYDCCMYNDEKGQNQSDKLAAELGISNHTFFNKGKKLVKENPEQIDKFIASF, from the coding sequence ATGGCAACGATAATCGTATACGCGTCGACCAACGGTAACACGAAAGCCGTGGCCGAATACATAGCGACCAAAACTAACGGGAAGGCAGTGGACGTATCCAAGGCAGCGTCCGAGGACCTCTCGCAGTACGACACAATCGTCATCGGCGGAAGGGTCTGGGCGGGAAAACTGCCCAAGGAGCTCGTCGAGTTCGTCGGCAAGAACAAGGATGCCATCTCCCAGAAGAAGAGCGCATTCTACGACTGTTGCATGTACAACGACGAGAAGGGCCAGAATCAGAGCGACAAGCTCGCGGCCGAGCTCGGTATCTCCAACCACACGTTCTTCAACAAGGGGAAGAAGCTGGTCAAGGAGAACCCCGAACAGATCGACAAGTTCATAGCCTCGTTCTGA
- a CDS encoding ATPase has product MYSDNSIWIASSDKKVYLYPEMANRHGLITGASGTGKTVTLRVLAESFSDAGIPVFFADMKGDVGGICRPGEDTEKMRKRAAKFGIDDFKFKEFPTRFWDVFGETGHPVRTTVASMGPALLGRLLGLSDVQSDVVTVVFRICKDEGWDLIDTKDLRAVLQYLSDNKDDYISEYGNMSTQSLGAVQRAIRALEDEGGDIFFGEPAIDIDDWMQTDKNGRGIINVLNSEKLSRSPKLYATFMMWLMQELFERLPEAGDIEKPKLVFFFDEAHMLFSDAPKALVQKVEQMVKLIRSKGVGIYFVSQSPSDIPDSVLAQLSNRIQHALRAYTPAEQKAVKAAASAFRPNKAFKTEEVITELGVGEALVSCLDENGSPSVVERAFILPPQSSLKALDKAGYDKAVKESPLDKKYRDRVDRTSAYEMIQKLSESKKKEEAKEAKKEEKKSSSSKSSSSKKSSSTISKTTQKAIGRAASSAGREIGKGIVRSLFKK; this is encoded by the coding sequence ATGTACTCGGACAACAGCATCTGGATTGCAAGCAGCGACAAGAAGGTGTACCTATATCCTGAGATGGCCAACAGGCATGGTCTCATAACAGGGGCGAGCGGTACGGGAAAGACCGTCACCCTCAGGGTGCTGGCCGAATCCTTCAGCGATGCGGGCATACCCGTCTTCTTCGCGGATATGAAGGGAGACGTCGGAGGGATCTGCCGTCCGGGCGAGGATACCGAGAAGATGCGCAAGCGCGCGGCCAAGTTCGGTATCGACGATTTCAAGTTCAAAGAGTTCCCCACAAGGTTCTGGGACGTGTTCGGGGAGACCGGACACCCCGTGAGGACCACGGTCGCCTCTATGGGGCCCGCGCTCCTGGGAAGGCTGCTCGGTCTCTCAGACGTCCAGTCCGACGTGGTGACCGTGGTGTTCAGGATCTGCAAGGACGAGGGCTGGGACCTCATCGACACGAAGGACCTGAGGGCCGTCCTCCAGTATCTGAGCGACAACAAGGATGATTACATCTCCGAGTACGGGAACATGTCCACGCAGAGTCTCGGTGCCGTCCAGAGGGCCATCCGTGCATTGGAGGACGAGGGCGGTGACATCTTCTTCGGAGAGCCAGCCATCGACATCGACGACTGGATGCAGACCGACAAGAACGGAAGGGGGATCATCAACGTCCTGAACTCCGAGAAGCTGTCCAGGAGCCCCAAGCTGTACGCCACGTTCATGATGTGGCTGATGCAGGAGCTCTTCGAGAGGCTGCCGGAGGCGGGGGACATCGAGAAGCCGAAGCTGGTGTTCTTCTTCGACGAGGCCCACATGCTGTTCTCCGACGCCCCCAAGGCATTGGTCCAGAAGGTCGAGCAGATGGTCAAGCTGATAAGGTCCAAAGGGGTCGGAATCTACTTCGTCTCACAGAGCCCGTCGGACATCCCGGATTCTGTGCTGGCACAGCTGAGCAACCGTATCCAGCACGCACTGCGCGCGTACACGCCCGCAGAGCAGAAGGCCGTGAAGGCCGCCGCCAGTGCATTCCGTCCCAACAAGGCGTTCAAGACCGAGGAGGTCATCACCGAGCTTGGTGTGGGAGAGGCACTGGTATCCTGTCTCGACGAGAACGGGAGCCCGTCCGTCGTCGAGAGGGCGTTCATACTTCCGCCCCAGAGTTCGCTGAAAGCACTGGACAAGGCGGGTTACGACAAGGCCGTCAAGGAATCCCCGTTGGACAAGAAGTACAGGGACCGTGTGGACCGCACATCCGCATACGAGATGATCCAGAAGCTCAGCGAATCCAAGAAGAAGGAGGAAGCGAAGGAGGCCAAGAAGGAGGAGAAGAAATCATCCTCCAGCAAATCATCGTCCTCCAAGAAGTCCTCGTCTACCATTTCCAAGACCACCCAGAAGGCGATTGGCCGTGCCGCGTCGTCCGCAGGGCGCGAGATCGGAAAGGGGATCGTGAGGAGTCTGTTCAAGAAGTGA
- a CDS encoding methyltransferase cognate corrinoid protein — MTGEVPKEGLEKEIGDLLEEFDSRRLPLMLFMHRAHEIRDKYGGFTRDSRLGKAVVASMERHTGGRDLMACLLDIVGFDVVVTDIDLPLEGIVDLCRDPEVKAVCISIQMIHECRSAINLAERLKEEVIRDRIVYNAGGFAVTEEIAKQAGCDVFSLRATEAVKMIKEEVLRKNGY, encoded by the coding sequence ATGACCGGAGAGGTCCCGAAGGAAGGCCTCGAGAAGGAGATCGGCGATCTCCTCGAGGAGTTCGATTCCAGACGCCTGCCCCTGATGCTCTTCATGCACAGGGCCCATGAGATCCGCGACAAATACGGCGGATTCACCAGGGATTCCAGGCTCGGGAAGGCGGTGGTGGCCTCCATGGAGAGGCACACCGGCGGCAGGGACCTCATGGCCTGCCTCTTGGACATCGTGGGGTTCGACGTCGTCGTCACCGACATAGACCTCCCCCTGGAGGGCATCGTCGACCTGTGCAGGGACCCCGAGGTCAAGGCCGTCTGCATATCCATCCAGATGATCCACGAATGCCGCAGTGCGATCAACCTCGCCGAGAGGCTGAAAGAGGAGGTCATCCGCGACCGCATCGTCTACAACGCGGGCGGATTCGCCGTGACGGAAGAGATCGCGAAACAGGCGGGATGCGATGTGTTCTCGCTGCGCGCCACCGAAGCGGTGAAGATGATCAAGGAAGAGGTCCTGAGAAAGAACGGATACTGA
- a CDS encoding SPFH domain-band 7 family protein, translated as MGLIKAISGSVGGTLADQWKEFFYCEAMPKDVLLVKGQKRVSGRSTNTKGNDNIISNGSGISVADGQCMIIVDQGKVVAMSSEPGLYTFDTSAEPSIFAGNLGSSVINTFKTMGRRITYGGDTGRDQRVYYINLKELIDNKFGTPTPIPFRVVDRNIGLDIDVAVRCFGTFSYKITDPILFYTNVCGNVKDSYSRSELDGQLKTEFIASLQPGFGRLSDMGLRPNQIMNHCEDLQEAMDEALSRKWSELRGLSVVSVALGSVSLPPEDAELIKNAQKAAILRDPSMAGATLVEAQAEALKSAASNEAGAMTGLMGMGFVGQVSGSGMGAQGYYNMQNQQQAQPQAQPVQQAPEGGWKCSCGYMATGKFCPECGSKKPDDAWSCTKCGAMNKGKFCQECGAKKPAGVPQYRCDKCGWQPSDPTKPPKFCPECGDPFGDEDIV; from the coding sequence ATGGGATTAATCAAGGCGATCAGCGGGTCTGTAGGCGGTACGCTGGCTGACCAGTGGAAGGAGTTCTTCTACTGCGAGGCGATGCCGAAGGACGTACTGTTGGTCAAAGGACAGAAGCGTGTCAGCGGACGTTCCACCAACACGAAGGGCAACGACAACATCATCTCCAACGGTTCAGGCATATCCGTCGCGGACGGACAGTGCATGATAATCGTCGATCAGGGGAAAGTCGTCGCGATGAGCTCCGAACCCGGACTCTACACCTTCGACACCTCCGCAGAACCCAGCATCTTCGCCGGGAACCTCGGTTCCAGCGTCATCAACACCTTCAAGACGATGGGCAGGCGTATCACCTACGGCGGCGACACCGGAAGGGACCAGCGCGTCTACTACATCAACCTGAAGGAGCTCATCGACAACAAGTTCGGGACCCCCACGCCTATCCCGTTCCGCGTCGTCGACAGGAACATCGGACTGGACATCGATGTGGCCGTCCGCTGTTTCGGAACGTTCTCCTACAAGATCACCGATCCCATCCTGTTCTACACCAACGTGTGCGGTAACGTCAAGGACAGCTACTCCAGGAGCGAACTGGACGGACAGCTGAAGACCGAGTTCATCGCATCACTGCAACCCGGATTCGGAAGGCTCTCCGACATGGGCCTGCGTCCCAACCAGATCATGAACCACTGCGAGGACCTCCAGGAGGCCATGGACGAGGCCCTGTCAAGGAAATGGTCCGAGCTCCGCGGTCTGTCCGTGGTCAGCGTGGCACTGGGCTCCGTCAGCCTTCCCCCCGAGGATGCGGAGCTCATCAAGAACGCGCAGAAGGCGGCCATCCTCCGCGACCCGTCCATGGCAGGTGCGACCCTCGTGGAGGCCCAGGCCGAGGCCCTCAAATCGGCGGCCAGCAACGAGGCCGGTGCGATGACGGGACTCATGGGGATGGGGTTCGTCGGCCAGGTGTCCGGCTCCGGCATGGGCGCACAGGGATACTACAACATGCAGAACCAGCAGCAGGCCCAGCCCCAGGCACAGCCTGTCCAGCAGGCCCCCGAGGGAGGATGGAAGTGCTCCTGCGGATACATGGCCACCGGGAAGTTCTGCCCCGAGTGCGGATCGAAGAAGCCCGATGACGCATGGTCCTGCACAAAGTGCGGTGCCATGAACAAGGGCAAGTTCTGCCAGGAATGCGGTGCGAAGAAACCCGCAGGCGTCCCCCAGTACCGCTGCGACAAATGCGGATGGCAGCCCTCCGACCCCACCAAGCCCCCCAAGTTCTGTCCGGAGTGCGGGGACCCGTTCGGCGACGAGGACATAGTATGA
- a CDS encoding CCA-adding enzyme Cca, with product MDAELVELSVLGEIVPTKEEIAFIDGVADRLLKTVRDYFSEKGLDVDVRLAGSYAKGTYLTDQDFDLFMLFPEDISREDMVRIGLQAGKDIIGGELVYSEHPYTTGYFEGIEVDMVPCYRLSSPEHIKTAVDRTPFHTEYINSHLDEEGKDQVRLLKRFMKGIGAYGAEQDSRGFSGYLCEILVVKYGTFRKVLEAAVGWKDGEEIVIEEKGPHFKSALVIYDPVDRNRNASSSVHKDTLALLRKAASEYLSEPNERFFFPRPRTPLTPEELEWICAKKRSRLAAISFDRPDVNEDNLQAQLWRTQYGLVKKFGEFDFNVLNAEHMMTDLTMTVAFELEKDVLSETHKHRGPPTRVKQASENFLEYWKGNPYGEPFQKDGYWYVESVRPIRTAAEFLEKEAGISGIGKNVDPDTKMVYDHFQTMSAIDLGLLTQLLDPRYPWEN from the coding sequence ATGGATGCTGAGCTGGTCGAACTGTCTGTTCTCGGCGAGATCGTCCCCACCAAGGAGGAGATTGCCTTCATCGACGGCGTGGCCGACAGGCTCCTGAAAACGGTAAGGGACTACTTCTCGGAGAAGGGTCTGGACGTGGATGTCAGGCTCGCCGGGTCCTACGCCAAGGGCACATATCTCACCGACCAGGACTTCGACCTGTTCATGCTGTTCCCCGAGGACATATCCCGGGAGGACATGGTCAGGATCGGCCTCCAGGCCGGGAAGGACATCATCGGCGGGGAGCTGGTCTATTCCGAGCACCCGTACACGACAGGATATTTCGAAGGGATCGAGGTCGACATGGTCCCATGCTACCGCCTCTCATCGCCGGAGCACATCAAGACCGCCGTGGACCGCACGCCGTTCCACACGGAATACATAAACTCGCATCTGGATGAGGAAGGCAAGGACCAGGTGCGCCTGCTGAAGAGATTCATGAAAGGGATCGGGGCATACGGTGCCGAGCAGGACTCCAGAGGATTCTCCGGATACCTCTGCGAGATCCTCGTGGTGAAATACGGCACGTTCAGGAAGGTCCTCGAGGCCGCCGTCGGATGGAAGGACGGCGAGGAGATAGTCATCGAGGAGAAGGGCCCTCACTTCAAATCGGCCCTCGTGATCTACGATCCCGTCGACAGGAACAGGAACGCATCGTCATCCGTTCACAAGGATACGCTGGCACTGTTGCGCAAAGCCGCTTCGGAATACCTCTCCGAACCCAACGAGAGGTTCTTCTTCCCGAGGCCGAGGACGCCCCTGACGCCCGAGGAACTGGAGTGGATCTGCGCCAAGAAGAGGAGCAGGCTCGCCGCCATATCCTTCGACAGGCCGGACGTCAACGAGGACAATCTCCAGGCACAGCTCTGGAGGACACAGTACGGGTTGGTCAAGAAGTTCGGCGAGTTCGACTTCAACGTGCTGAACGCCGAGCACATGATGACCGACCTCACGATGACCGTAGCATTCGAGCTCGAGAAGGACGTCCTTTCCGAGACGCACAAGCACAGGGGCCCCCCGACGAGGGTGAAGCAGGCGTCCGAGAACTTCCTGGAGTACTGGAAGGGCAACCCTTACGGGGAACCGTTCCAGAAGGACGGCTACTGGTACGTCGAATCCGTGAGGCCTATCCGCACTGCGGCGGAGTTCCTCGAGAAGGAGGCGGGCATCTCCGGGATCGGCAAGAACGTCGACCCCGACACCAAGATGGTCTACGACCACTTCCAGACGATGTCCGCCATCGACCTCGGCCTCCTGACGCAGCTCCTGGATCCCAGATACCCCTGGGAGAACTGA